From Ptiloglossa arizonensis isolate GNS036 chromosome 10, iyPtiAriz1_principal, whole genome shotgun sequence, the proteins below share one genomic window:
- the Eif6 gene encoding eukaryotic translation initiation factor 6: MAVRVQFENNNEIGVFSKLTNAYCLVAIGGSENFYSVFEAELAETIPVVHVSVAGCRIIGRLCVGNKNGLLVPNTTTDTELQHIRNSLPDSVKVQRVEERLSALGNVIACNDYVALVHPDLDRETEEILADTLKVEVFRQTVASNVLIGSYSVLSNQGGLVHPKTSIQDQDELSSLLQVPLAAGTVNRGSDVIAAGMVVNDWACFCGMDTTSTELSVIESVFKLNEATPSAITSTMRASLIESMS; the protein is encoded by the exons ATGGCGGTACGTGTACAGTTCGAGAATAACAATGAAATTGGAGTATTCTCCAAACTAACGAATGCTTATTGCCTCGTAGCAATAGgcggttccgaaaatttttacag TGTATTTGAGGCAGAATTAGCCGAAACCATTCCTGTAGTTCACGTATCAGTCGCAGGATGTCGTATCATAGGTCGATTATGTGTTG GAAACAAAAATGGACTGCTGGTCCCAAACACGACAACGGATACAGAATTACAGCATATACGAAATTCATTACCAGATAGCGTTAAAGTACAAAGAGTCGAAGAGAGACTCTCTGCCCTTGGTAATGTTATTGCGTGTAACGATTATGTGGCTTTAGTGCATCCTGATCTAGACAGA GAAACGGAAGAAATTTTAGCCGATACTCTGAAGGTCGAAGTTTTTAGACAAACTGTTGCGAGTAACGTTTTAATAGGTTCGTATTCTGTACTATCGAATCAAGGTGGCTTGGTACATCCAAAGACGTCTATACAAGATCAGGATGAATTGTCGTCTTTACTACAAGTGCCACTTGct GCAGGAACAGTAAATAGAGGGAGCGACGTTATAGCCGCAGGAATGGTTGTAAACGATTGGGCATGTTTTTGTGGTATGGATACAACTTCGACGGAACTTTCGGTTATCGAAAGCGTCTTTAAACTTAACGAAGCTACGCCATCTGCTATTACATCGACTATGCGCGCATCGCTTATAGAAAG tATGTCCTAA
- the LOC143152243 gene encoding uncharacterized protein LOC143152243 — MNSQESTSNTQNKVETKVDGNLKKNGNQPIEQSSKLLKVVQLESKLCGDQLKLNNKLGENTAKNLLSSKASVALANGTRTLQATTSSFHNSMDQDTNHEDTLNASVSSIFLTTNNIKPQTVNATVMSQLKHKTIINTSVLNLPKPQMHLNVSSSQTNTHLNHTCTPVSYNNGATSSPILHLNNSATISSMIQPNLLVPRPNEDIDMKNNVDYISGIEKCPSKVSCSSDSSPEVDGAWASRSYGSTCVLNNIGGSIGSTSQGTCCFLRPNINGNREVAGPSGLQKSIQREQSERRDSSSGNEGDMSDGEDYCIYTYKGNDDAIHLAQKEDVHQGQAEEHEEEGQHHSGRSSPEMDFLEMDFDPGPSCEQDTGDSDLASINEDIQNIALDNVDPDPVLNDLSSGKVVSRQGITTTSQLPKQSVQNVNHAELQQCSSSQSIPEPSIKPSYPSSWMPSTSSGTGKWETAGFYRSTGCPLRESYGYHNTSGDLISPGDNRDSDSELWAESSTASVSENSNLNSRKVNLSSTLYHRMMAKKLMLNKQAAFNQSGDSNLENELCNKRLDGLLPVEKVMLWSEQEATVKQVTQIGTSACGATSAINTLLALNVSFSLETLVKGVNTRQREPGTPLPRYLLSRSMAGSTHKDLARGIALCTNGSVITKFFAFYPERKVSLSHWLHYWISRGAAPIATLNLQHCGEGCDIPDAWHHQMIFGVGQAGIYLSNPLECLPEQYVWHQLVSPSILLIRRADILAHWNANTDLTPLATMDQTWRKLNVLGQVVNMVREAMTQRRQLSNASTGTTHIRIPASYQAGITLVMCADSAAASELLHAEQLPLL, encoded by the exons ATGAATTCTCAAGAAAGTACAAGCAACACCCAAAATAAAGTGGAAACAAAAGTAGATGGCAACTTGAAAAAAAATGGTAATCAACCAATCGAGCAATCATCTAAACTATTAAAAGTTGTACAGCTTGAAAGTAAATTATGTGGAGATCAACTGAAGTTGAATAATAAGTTGGGAGAGAATACTGCCAAGAACCTTTTATCTTCTAAAGCTTCGGTTGCATTGGCTAATGGTACAAGAACCTTGCAAGCCACTACGTCCAGTTTTCATAACTCTATGGACCAAGATACGAATCACGAAGACACATTGAATGCAAGCGTATCTTCCATATTTTTAACTACCAATAATATCAAGCCTCAGACTGTAAACGCAACCGTTATGAGTCAATTGAAGCATAAGACTATAATAAATACAAGTGTTCTAAATTTGCCTAAGCCACAGATGCACTTAAATGTATCTTCCAGTCAAACTAACACACATTTAAATCATACTTGTACGCCGGTCTCTTATAACAATGGCGCTACATCAAGTCctattttacatttaaataattcagCAACAATTTCATCTATGATACAACCCAACTTATTGGTGCCTAGACCAAACGAGGATAtcgatatgaaaaataatgtagaTTACATTTCTGGAATTGAAAAATGTCCATCAAAAGTGTCATGCAGTTCAGACTCTAGTCCCGAAGTGGATGGTGCCTGGGCGTCAAGGTCCTATGGATCTACATGCGTACTGAATAATATAGGAGGTAGTATTGGCTCCACGAGTCAAGGAACATGCTGTTTCTTAAGACCTAATATTAATGGAAATAGAGAAGTAGCAGGACCAAGTGGATTACAAAAG AGTATACAAAGAGAACAAAGCGAGAGGAGAGATTCAAGTTCCGGAAATGAGGGTGATATGTCGGATGGAGAAGATTATTGTATTTATACATACAAAGGAAATGATGATGCGATTCATTTAGCTCAAAAGGAAGACGTACATCAGGGACAAGCAGAAGAAcacgaagaagaaggacaacATCATAGCGGTAGATCAAGTCCAGAGATGGACTTTTTGGAAATGGATTTTGATCCTGGGCCTTCTTGTGAACAG GATACAGGAGATAGCGACTTGGCCTCTATAAATGAAGATATACAAAATATAGCATTAGATAATGTAGATCCAGATCCAGTATTAAATGACTTAAGTAGCGGTAAAGTTGTATCTCGGCAAGGAATTACAACTACGTCGCAACTTCCAAAACAGAGCGTGCAAAATGTGAATCACGCAGAACTTCAGCAATGTTCTAGTAGCCAATCTATACCAGAGCCAAGTATAAAGCCAAGTTATCCTTCGTCGTGGATGCCAAGTACTAGTAGCGGAACTG GAAAATGGGAAACTGCTGGATTCTATCGTAGTACAGGATGCCCTTTACGAGAATCGTATGGATATCACAATACAAGCGGAGATCTTATCTCACCCGGAGACAATAGAGATTCAGATTCAGAATTGTGGGCCGAATCTTCGACGGCTTCTGTTTCAGAAAACTCTAATTTAAATTCTAGAAAAGTTAATCTCAGTTCCACACTTTACCACCGCATGATGGCAAAGAAattgatgctcaacaagcaagCTGCATTTAATCAGAGTGGTGACTCGAATCTA gaAAATGAATTGTGCAACAAACGGTTAGATGGCCTTTTACCAGTTGAAAAAGTTATGTTATGGAGCGAACAAGAAGCAACAGTGAAACAAGTAACACAAATTGGAACCTCTGCATGCGGTGCTACTTCTGCAATAAATACTTTG ttGGCTTTGAATGTATCATTTTCATTGGAAACATTAGTTAAAGGTGTAAATACCAGACAAAGAGAGCCAGGTACACCGTTACCACGATATTTACTGAGTCGGTCTATGGCTGGATCAACTCATAAAGATTTGGCTCGCGGCATAGCTTTATGTACAAACGGTTCGGTTATAACAAAATTCTTCGCATTTTATCCGGAAAGGAAAGTCTCCCTGTCTCACTGGTTACATTATTGGATCTCGAGAG GTGCCGCGCCCATTGCAACATTAAATTTACAACATTGTGGAGAAGGATGCGATATACCGGATGCATGGCATCATCAAATGATATTTGGTGTAGGACAAGCAGGAATATATTTATCCAATCCATTAGAATGTTTACCCGAACAG TATGTTTGGCATCAACTTGTAAGCCCTAGTATTTTATTAATACGCAGAGCGGATATTTTAGCTCATTGGAATGCTAACACGGATTTAACACCACTCGCTACTATGGATCAAACGTGGCGAAAGCTCAATGTtctcg GGCAAGTTGTAAATATGGTACGCGAAGCAATGACTCAGAGACGACAGCTTAGTAATGCAAGTACTGGTACAACTCACATTCGTATTCCTGCATCTTACCAAGCAGGCATTACATTAGTTATGTGTGCAGATTCCGCTGCTGCTTCCGAATTGTTACATGCTGAACAATTACCATTACTCTAG